A genomic stretch from Bradyrhizobium sp. 195 includes:
- a CDS encoding DEAD/DEAH box helicase, whose amino-acid sequence MLALHLLAQWKQSGPSGIVFLAENENRAERLGSVIHALDPSCEVLVFPRLNTLPFDQLEPSHELAGRRASVLRRLAKSKKPLFLVSTAEAVMERLPPPASLSRLSLSLKVGGAFSERDLEPRLEALGYDLEDEPDYPGGALFHGQTFEIFPAGALGPFRIEHSDRAIKRIVAFDPNEHRIIFETKELVVDPMSERLAGKGGKRASLFDYCGRAKWIADAGVPVHADGWLDTIEEAAPRAEREREYLARRDWKQLSRGMKVLPRASSFQTIPEFSKLTSSRKALRGFVEETRRAGSRLILVAAQEDDLRVMERMSGLKAQRCDDWDEATRGRNGEAALLADLDAGFVVPGKKPLVVVTASDVLGSRAHHPQPMARAWSAAFEHADVPEQGTVVIHLQRGLGVLDGLQTVNTGGGSLREMIRLKFAGDNAVLVPPPDLALMWPYAAELGKLALDKADGSTWWARRTSAEREIQAAGKALAKHISQRRRRRGEKLVPPGSAYEKFVARFPYFTTSDQAKAIADVLDDLASGHPMDRVICGDVGFGKTEVALRAAAAVVLSGKQVAIAVPTTVLARQHVATFQKRFAPFGIEVGNLSRATSGAELRETREGLRSGRIKVVIGTQALTGKDVKFDDLGLVIIDEEQHFGAAEKAKLSGLAKNVHVLMMSATPIPRTLATGLAGFRDLSVIASPPVHRLPVATRIAPLSDAAIASALLREQRRHGQSFLICPRIQDLDPMLARVQAVAGDLRIVCLHGRLAADEIDDRMMSFVEGRADVLLATNIVESGLDIPRANTIVVCWPEKFGLAQLHQLRGRVGRGGIRAFAHLLTETQSGQSEKRLAVLEEFSRPGAGFAISERDLDLRGAGDLFSEQQSGHVQVFGPVLYSHLLKMASEKLDEGQAVWVPDLNLPVADMLPETYVQSEPVRLELYARAARCTDEDDLEDLEEETSRRFGPLPKVARDFFAAARLRFECKRRGIIRLDVGPEAAAATFLPGRLRKSRGKSLQRDGDRVVYHAKMQDAPFERVEELFDLLDEA is encoded by the coding sequence GTGCTGGCCCTCCATCTGCTTGCCCAATGGAAACAGTCTGGACCGAGCGGCATCGTTTTTCTCGCCGAGAACGAGAACAGGGCGGAGCGGCTGGGCAGTGTCATTCACGCGCTCGACCCCTCCTGTGAGGTCCTGGTGTTTCCGCGATTGAACACCTTGCCGTTCGATCAGCTGGAGCCGTCGCACGAACTCGCAGGGCGCAGGGCCTCGGTGTTGCGGCGCCTCGCAAAATCAAAGAAGCCGCTGTTTCTCGTGTCGACGGCGGAAGCCGTGATGGAGCGCCTGCCGCCGCCGGCGAGCCTGTCGCGCCTGAGCCTCAGCTTGAAGGTGGGCGGCGCGTTCTCAGAGCGCGATCTCGAGCCGCGCCTCGAGGCCTTGGGATACGATCTCGAGGACGAACCGGACTATCCGGGCGGGGCGCTGTTCCACGGGCAGACCTTCGAGATATTCCCCGCAGGCGCGCTGGGGCCGTTCCGGATCGAGCATTCGGATCGCGCGATCAAGCGGATCGTGGCGTTCGATCCGAACGAGCACAGGATCATCTTCGAGACCAAGGAGCTTGTGGTCGATCCCATGTCGGAGCGGCTTGCCGGCAAAGGCGGCAAGCGCGCGAGCCTGTTCGACTATTGCGGGCGCGCCAAATGGATCGCCGATGCGGGCGTCCCGGTGCACGCCGACGGCTGGCTCGATACCATCGAGGAGGCCGCGCCGCGCGCCGAGCGTGAGCGCGAATATCTCGCACGGCGCGATTGGAAGCAGCTCTCCAGGGGCATGAAGGTGCTGCCGCGCGCTTCGTCCTTCCAGACCATCCCGGAGTTTTCGAAGCTGACATCCTCCAGGAAGGCGCTGCGTGGTTTCGTCGAGGAGACGCGTCGGGCCGGATCGCGACTGATCCTGGTCGCGGCGCAGGAGGACGATCTGCGCGTGATGGAGCGGATGAGCGGCCTCAAGGCGCAGCGCTGCGACGATTGGGACGAGGCGACACGCGGGCGGAACGGCGAGGCGGCGCTGCTGGCCGATCTCGATGCGGGCTTCGTCGTGCCGGGAAAAAAGCCTCTCGTCGTCGTGACGGCCTCCGATGTGCTCGGCAGCCGGGCGCATCATCCGCAGCCGATGGCGCGCGCCTGGAGCGCGGCCTTCGAGCATGCCGATGTGCCCGAGCAGGGCACGGTGGTCATCCATCTCCAGCGGGGCCTCGGCGTGCTCGACGGCCTGCAGACCGTGAACACCGGCGGCGGAAGCTTGCGGGAGATGATCCGCCTGAAGTTCGCCGGCGACAATGCGGTGCTCGTGCCGCCGCCTGATCTCGCCTTGATGTGGCCTTACGCGGCGGAGCTCGGCAAGCTGGCGCTCGACAAGGCGGATGGCAGCACATGGTGGGCCCGCCGCACGTCGGCCGAGCGTGAAATCCAGGCCGCCGGCAAGGCGCTGGCCAAGCACATCAGCCAGCGCCGCCGTCGTCGCGGTGAAAAGCTGGTTCCGCCGGGATCGGCCTACGAGAAGTTCGTCGCGCGTTTCCCTTATTTCACCACGAGCGACCAGGCCAAGGCGATCGCCGACGTGCTCGACGATCTCGCCTCCGGTCATCCCATGGACCGGGTGATCTGCGGCGACGTCGGCTTCGGCAAGACCGAGGTGGCGCTGCGCGCGGCGGCCGCCGTGGTGCTGTCGGGCAAGCAGGTGGCGATCGCGGTGCCGACGACGGTGCTGGCACGCCAGCATGTCGCAACGTTCCAGAAGCGCTTTGCGCCGTTCGGCATCGAGGTCGGCAATTTGTCGCGCGCGACCTCGGGCGCGGAGCTGCGCGAGACCAGGGAGGGACTGCGCAGCGGCCGGATCAAGGTCGTGATCGGCACCCAGGCGCTCACGGGCAAGGACGTGAAGTTTGACGATCTCGGTCTCGTCATCATCGACGAGGAGCAGCATTTTGGCGCGGCCGAGAAGGCCAAGCTCTCGGGCCTCGCCAAGAACGTCCACGTGCTGATGATGAGCGCGACGCCGATCCCGCGCACGCTCGCCACTGGCCTTGCCGGCTTCCGCGACCTCAGCGTGATCGCATCGCCCCCGGTGCACCGATTGCCGGTCGCGACCCGGATCGCGCCATTGTCGGATGCGGCGATTGCCTCCGCGCTGCTGCGCGAGCAGCGCCGCCACGGCCAGAGCTTCCTGATCTGCCCGCGCATCCAGGATCTCGATCCCATGCTGGCGCGGGTGCAGGCGGTGGCGGGCGATCTTCGCATCGTATGCCTGCACGGCAGATTGGCGGCCGACGAGATCGACGACCGCATGATGAGCTTCGTCGAGGGCAGGGCCGACGTCCTGCTCGCGACCAACATCGTCGAGAGCGGTCTCGATATTCCCCGAGCGAACACCATCGTGGTCTGCTGGCCGGAGAAGTTCGGCCTCGCCCAGCTGCATCAGCTGCGCGGGCGCGTCGGCCGTGGCGGCATCCGCGCCTTCGCCCATCTCCTGACCGAGACGCAGTCCGGGCAATCCGAGAAGCGGCTGGCGGTGCTCGAAGAGTTCAGCCGGCCCGGCGCGGGCTTTGCCATCAGCGAGCGCGACCTGGACCTGCGAGGCGCCGGAGATTTGTTTTCGGAGCAGCAATCCGGCCACGTCCAGGTGTTCGGGCCCGTGCTCTACAGCCACCTCCTGAAAATGGCTTCGGAGAAGCTCGACGAGGGGCAGGCCGTGTGGGTGCCGGACCTGAACCTGCCGGTCGCGGACATGCTGCCCGAGACCTACGTGCAGTCCGAGCCGGTGCGTCTCGAACTCTATGCGCGCGCCGCAAGATGCACTGACGAGGACGACCTCGAAGACCTCGAGGAGGAAACCTCCCGCCGCTTCGGCCCGCTGCCGAAGGTCGCGCGCGACTTCTTCGCCGCAGCCAGGCTCAGGTTCGAATGCAAGCGACGCGGCATCATCCGCCTCGACGTCGGCCCTGAGGCTGCGGCCGCGACGTTCCTGCCGGGACGCTTGCGGAAGTCGCGGGGCAAGTCACTGCAACGCGACGGTGATCGCGTGGTCTATCACGCCAAGATGCAGGACGCGCCGTTCGAGCGGGTGGAGGAGCTGTTCGATCTGCTGGACGAGGCGTAG
- a CDS encoding Zn-ribbon domain-containing protein yields the protein MSSVQIQCTRCKNVFRDRAGRLQDGYSRQCPSCEVVLFFAEDSQHPFIKRAMRNARKVRKEMREANAARLAAPEPRAARSRSFAGRTRSAGRED from the coding sequence ATGAGTTCGGTCCAGATCCAGTGCACGCGGTGCAAGAACGTGTTTCGCGATCGCGCCGGGCGGTTGCAAGACGGCTATTCCAGGCAATGTCCGAGTTGCGAAGTGGTGCTGTTCTTCGCCGAGGACTCCCAACATCCCTTCATCAAGCGCGCGATGCGCAATGCGCGCAAGGTCCGCAAGGAGATGCGCGAGGCGAATGCGGCAAGACTGGCTGCTCCGGAGCCGCGCGCGGCGCGATCGAGATCGTTCGCTGGACGGACGCGATCGGCGGGACGCGAAGACTAG
- a CDS encoding NUDIX hydrolase, translated as MAKSSKLVAARRGKVLLVRRRSDGLWMFPGGRKRARESDKDCLRREIREELPKLKLGRISLWKEVKARNKRSGRKMSDAIFIAKTAKGRLAIGDKKEIDRAAWQKPRGIRLTATSRYIRDRLFPRKQKRR; from the coding sequence ATGGCGAAGTCTTCCAAGCTGGTTGCCGCAAGGCGCGGCAAAGTATTGTTGGTCAGACGCCGGTCGGACGGCCTGTGGATGTTCCCGGGCGGCCGCAAGCGTGCGCGCGAGTCCGACAAGGATTGCCTGCGGCGGGAGATCAGGGAGGAGCTGCCCAAGCTGAAGCTCGGCAGGATCAGCCTCTGGAAGGAAGTGAAGGCGAGGAACAAGCGCTCCGGCCGCAAGATGAGCGACGCGATCTTCATTGCCAAGACGGCCAAGGGCAGGCTGGCGATCGGCGACAAGAAGGAGATCGACCGCGCCGCCTGGCAGAAACCACGCGGCATCCGTCTGACGGCGACCTCGCGCTACATCCGCGACCGGCTGTTTCCGAGGAAGCAGAAGCGGAGATGA
- a CDS encoding AI-2E family transporter gives MPVKSLRQLLTGEDVIQLVIRLGLLALLIIWTFLIIRPFVPILAWSGVLAVAFYPAFSWVAKVLGGRPKTAAAILTLITLGIVIGPATWLGISAVDGVRELAQQLGTGDLALQAAPEQLKSWPLVGPWLYDLWDQAYTNIRTVVREVAPYLQPLAGPLLSLAGDAGVGTLQFLVSVFVAGFLFPHGPRLVAAGRGFLFRIVPEQSEHFLSLAGATIRAVAQGVIGVAIVQALLAGIGFKLAAVPSAGLLAFIVLLLSIVQIGAFLVLLPVIIWIWTAKDVTTALLLTVFLVLVGFIDTMLKPLVMGRGLTTPTIVIFVGVIGGTLAHGIVGLFIGPIILSVAWEMMMAWIRTEDRAGAGEG, from the coding sequence GTGCCCGTGAAAAGTCTCCGTCAGCTCCTGACCGGAGAGGACGTCATCCAGCTCGTGATCCGGCTCGGCCTGCTCGCCCTGTTGATCATCTGGACCTTCCTGATCATCCGCCCGTTCGTGCCGATCCTGGCCTGGAGCGGAGTGCTCGCCGTTGCGTTCTATCCAGCCTTCAGCTGGGTCGCCAAAGTCCTCGGTGGCCGGCCGAAGACCGCAGCGGCGATCCTGACCCTGATCACGCTCGGCATCGTCATTGGCCCGGCGACCTGGCTGGGCATCAGCGCGGTGGACGGCGTGCGCGAGCTGGCGCAGCAGCTCGGCACGGGCGATCTGGCGCTTCAGGCGGCGCCTGAGCAGCTGAAATCGTGGCCGCTCGTCGGACCCTGGCTCTACGATCTCTGGGACCAGGCCTACACCAACATCCGTACGGTGGTGCGCGAGGTGGCGCCGTATCTCCAGCCGCTGGCGGGCCCGCTGCTTTCGCTCGCGGGCGATGCCGGCGTCGGCACGCTCCAGTTTCTGGTCTCGGTGTTCGTGGCCGGCTTTTTGTTTCCGCATGGGCCGAGGCTGGTCGCGGCCGGCCGCGGCTTCCTGTTTCGCATCGTGCCCGAGCAGAGCGAGCATTTCCTGTCGCTTGCGGGCGCGACCATCCGCGCCGTGGCCCAGGGCGTGATCGGCGTCGCGATCGTGCAGGCACTGCTCGCCGGCATCGGCTTCAAGCTCGCGGCGGTGCCGAGCGCCGGCCTTCTCGCCTTCATCGTGCTGCTGCTTTCGATCGTGCAGATTGGCGCCTTCCTCGTGCTGCTGCCGGTGATCATCTGGATCTGGACCGCCAAGGACGTCACCACGGCGCTGCTGCTCACCGTGTTTCTCGTCCTGGTCGGCTTCATCGACACCATGTTGAAGCCGCTCGTGATGGGGCGGGGCCTGACCACGCCGACCATCGTGATCTTCGTCGGCGTGATCGGCGGCACGCTCGCTCACGGCATCGTCGGCCTGTTCATCGGACCGATCATCCTGTCGGTGGCCTGGGAGATGATGATGGCCTGGATCAGGACCGAGGATCGGGCAGGGGCGGGCGAGGGCTGA
- a CDS encoding formyltransferase family protein gives MRITLVGSRHFGVTTLNMLREHSVSIVRVVVADAEDRLAATAAAAGIEVVVQANPKLVVAAEIAPDTDLIITAHSHARIGKDALAAAKLGGIGYHPSLLPRHRGKAAVEWTIKEGDPIAGGTIYHLADRMDAGAIAAQDWCFVKKGETARDLWERALAPLGLKLLADVIDYAKVHKALPAKTQDEQFATSAPSLS, from the coding sequence ATGCGCATTACCCTCGTCGGCTCCCGCCATTTCGGCGTGACCACCCTGAACATGCTCCGGGAGCACAGCGTCTCGATCGTCCGGGTCGTAGTGGCCGATGCCGAGGATCGCCTCGCTGCAACCGCCGCGGCGGCCGGCATCGAGGTCGTGGTCCAGGCCAATCCGAAGCTGGTGGTGGCCGCCGAGATCGCCCCCGATACCGATCTGATCATCACGGCGCACAGCCACGCCCGGATCGGCAAGGACGCGCTCGCCGCCGCCAAGCTCGGCGGCATCGGCTATCACCCCTCGCTGCTGCCGCGCCATCGCGGCAAGGCCGCCGTGGAATGGACCATCAAGGAAGGCGACCCGATCGCCGGCGGCACGATCTATCACCTCGCCGACCGCATGGACGCCGGCGCCATCGCCGCCCAGGACTGGTGCTTCGTCAAGAAGGGCGAGACGGCGCGGGACCTCTGGGAGCGCGCGCTGGCACCCCTCGGCCTCAAATTGCTGGCCGACGTGATCGACTACGCCAAGGTCCACAAGGCGCTGCCCGCCAAGACTCAGGACGAGCAGTTCGCGACCTCCGCGCCAAGCCTGTCCTAG
- a CDS encoding RidA family protein, with protein MHILQPAEWKKPRGFSHGVVVEGPGRWVVLAGQTGGDETGNYAPDMAAQVATALKRIIKLLGEAGAGPEHIVRLTWYLTSRSEYEGAGAGIGAAWKETLWRNFPPSTLLYIGGLVDERAKVEIEVTAFVPGA; from the coding sequence ATGCACATCTTGCAGCCGGCCGAATGGAAGAAACCTCGCGGCTTTTCCCATGGCGTCGTGGTCGAGGGGCCGGGGCGCTGGGTGGTTCTGGCCGGCCAGACCGGTGGCGACGAGACCGGCAATTACGCACCCGACATGGCGGCGCAGGTTGCGACCGCGCTGAAGCGGATCATCAAGCTCCTGGGCGAGGCCGGCGCCGGCCCCGAGCACATCGTCCGCCTGACCTGGTACCTGACGAGCCGCAGCGAATATGAGGGTGCAGGCGCCGGCATCGGTGCCGCCTGGAAGGAAACGCTCTGGCGCAACTTCCCGCCATCGACGCTGCTCTACATCGGTGGCCTTGTGGACGAGCGGGCCAAGGTCGAGATCGAGGTCACGGCTTTCGTGCCGGGCGCATAA
- a CDS encoding DMT family transporter, protein MSATPSKTMAALWMAGWLSLMLVMAVAGRETTRELNVFQIMEVRSIIGFTLLLPIIYHAGGFKAVATKRLPQHLARNGVHYFAQLGWFYALTLIGIGQVVAIEFTMPIWTAVLAATFLSERMTVWKVAAIVLGIVGVVMIVRPATGEINPGQLIALGAAIGFSISMILAKSLTRTESALSILFWMIVVQAVVGLLPTLAVWIWPSPRLWGWLFVIGVCGTFSHYCLASALRYADATIVVPMDFLRVPLTATAGWLLYSERLDSWTVLGAALILCGNLLNLKPAPAVPARAQ, encoded by the coding sequence ATGAGCGCGACACCGTCCAAAACGATGGCTGCATTGTGGATGGCGGGCTGGCTGTCGCTGATGCTGGTCATGGCAGTTGCCGGGCGCGAGACCACGCGCGAGCTGAACGTTTTCCAGATCATGGAAGTACGCTCCATCATCGGGTTCACGCTGCTCCTGCCGATAATCTACCACGCCGGCGGCTTCAAGGCAGTCGCGACCAAACGCCTGCCCCAGCACCTCGCGCGCAACGGGGTCCATTATTTCGCACAGCTCGGCTGGTTCTACGCATTGACTCTGATCGGGATCGGGCAAGTCGTCGCGATCGAATTCACCATGCCGATCTGGACCGCCGTGCTGGCCGCAACGTTCCTGTCCGAACGCATGACGGTCTGGAAGGTCGCCGCCATCGTGCTCGGCATCGTCGGCGTCGTCATGATCGTGCGGCCCGCCACCGGCGAGATCAATCCGGGCCAGCTGATCGCGCTCGGGGCCGCGATCGGCTTCAGCATTTCCATGATTCTGGCGAAGTCGCTGACGCGGACCGAGAGCGCATTGTCGATCCTGTTCTGGATGATCGTGGTCCAGGCCGTCGTGGGCCTGCTGCCGACGCTCGCTGTGTGGATCTGGCCGTCGCCTCGTTTATGGGGGTGGCTGTTCGTCATCGGCGTCTGCGGCACTTTCTCGCACTACTGCCTCGCCAGCGCGCTCCGCTACGCCGATGCGACGATCGTGGTTCCCATGGACTTCCTGCGGGTTCCACTGACTGCGACGGCCGGCTGGCTGCTGTATTCCGAGCGACTCGATAGCTGGACCGTGCTCGGCGCGGCGCTGATCCTGTGCGGCAACCTCCTGAATTTGAAGCCGGCACCAGCCGTTCCCGCCCGCGCGCAGTGA
- a CDS encoding caspase family protein: protein MRYLTLLASLMCMALSVSAAKADRRVAFVVGNGNYKNVAQLPNPPIDAKAMASTLRNVGFEVIEGSNLSRDQMTEKLLDFGRKAQGSDIALFYYAGHGIAVSGTNYLLPVDADIKSEMDVKLGAAINIDLTLEQTMGDAKVKLVFLDACRDNPFAAKIKSNAATRSVNVQSGLAEMKSGEGTLIAFATGPGQTALDGQEGNNSPFTRALIDNITKPGIEIQQAMTSVRAQVNEETRKGQLPWGHTNLTGSVYLNQAPTTQVANAAPTASGMVPTATGSDGVELEYWRSVKESNKPEELNAYLSAYPNGQFKALALARLAAIKSGPSTATRALNAGVDPATFTDEATQVTEDQIGLDKGKRRDVQRRLTALGFDTQQTGAFNDETRSVLKRWQTARGYPSSGYLNKHQHKALLSEIVAAPATASDTSQKAARRAASAPAQGSAPAPQQRSNPGDAAGAAFVGGVVGGMMGGMFRR from the coding sequence ATGCGCTATCTCACCCTCCTCGCTTCGCTGATGTGCATGGCCCTGTCGGTCAGTGCCGCGAAGGCCGACCGCCGCGTCGCCTTCGTTGTCGGCAACGGCAACTACAAGAACGTCGCCCAATTGCCGAACCCGCCGATCGACGCCAAGGCGATGGCGTCCACGCTGCGCAATGTCGGGTTCGAAGTGATCGAAGGATCCAATCTCAGCCGCGACCAGATGACGGAGAAGCTGCTCGACTTCGGCCGCAAGGCGCAGGGCTCCGACATCGCGCTATTTTATTATGCCGGCCATGGCATCGCCGTCAGTGGCACCAACTACCTGCTGCCCGTCGACGCCGACATCAAGTCGGAGATGGACGTCAAGCTGGGTGCCGCCATCAACATCGACCTGACGCTCGAGCAGACCATGGGCGATGCCAAGGTCAAGCTCGTCTTCCTCGATGCCTGCCGCGACAATCCGTTCGCCGCCAAGATCAAGTCGAACGCCGCGACACGCAGCGTCAACGTGCAGAGCGGTCTTGCCGAGATGAAGTCCGGTGAAGGCACCCTCATAGCGTTCGCCACCGGCCCCGGCCAGACCGCGCTTGACGGTCAGGAGGGCAACAACAGCCCGTTCACGCGTGCGCTGATCGACAACATCACCAAGCCCGGCATCGAGATCCAGCAGGCGATGACGTCGGTACGCGCCCAGGTCAATGAAGAGACCCGCAAGGGTCAGCTGCCCTGGGGCCACACCAACCTGACCGGCTCCGTCTATCTCAACCAGGCCCCGACGACGCAGGTCGCCAATGCAGCACCGACCGCTTCTGGCATGGTGCCGACTGCGACCGGCTCCGACGGTGTCGAGCTCGAATATTGGCGCTCGGTAAAGGAGTCCAACAAGCCGGAAGAGCTCAACGCCTACCTCTCCGCCTATCCGAACGGTCAGTTCAAGGCGCTGGCCCTGGCGCGCCTCGCGGCGATCAAGAGCGGCCCCTCGACCGCGACCCGCGCTCTCAACGCCGGCGTCGATCCCGCAACCTTCACCGATGAGGCGACTCAGGTCACCGAGGATCAGATCGGCCTCGACAAGGGCAAGCGCCGCGACGTGCAGCGTCGGCTCACGGCGCTCGGCTTCGACACCCAGCAGACCGGCGCATTCAACGACGAGACGCGATCGGTGCTCAAGCGCTGGCAGACGGCGCGCGGTTATCCCTCGTCAGGCTATCTCAACAAGCACCAGCACAAGGCCCTGCTCTCGGAGATCGTGGCTGCCCCGGCGACCGCGAGCGATACCAGCCAGAAGGCAGCCCGGCGCGCCGCGAGCGCCCCTGCTCAAGGCAGCGCGCCGGCTCCCCAACAACGGAGCAACCCCGGTGATGCCGCCGGTGCGGCCTTTGTCGGCGGTGTCGTCGGCGGCATGATGGGCGGCATGTTCCGCCGCTGA
- a CDS encoding BrnA antitoxin family protein, producing MADQPPRRPRTLGDARTEAEAAFKKVTAKVAAAPPKQNTVPGVKEQVTLRLDQDVLEFFQSGGPGWQDRINEALRKAAGK from the coding sequence ATGGCGGACCAACCACCGAGGCGGCCGCGCACGCTTGGCGATGCCCGGACCGAGGCGGAGGCAGCGTTCAAGAAGGTGACGGCCAAGGTCGCCGCGGCGCCGCCCAAGCAAAACACCGTTCCCGGCGTCAAGGAGCAGGTCACGCTGCGCCTCGACCAGGACGTGCTGGAGTTCTTCCAGTCCGGCGGACCGGGCTGGCAGGACCGCATCAACGAGGCCTTGCGAAAGGCCGCGGGGAAGTAG
- the cysK gene encoding cysteine synthase A, with translation MDASSTTGAAHQPGRGRIYDSIVEAFGNTPIVRLRRLPGMHGVNATILAKLEYFNPAASVKDRIGAAMIIAMEKAGIVKPDTVLIEPTSGNTGIALAFVAAARGYRLKLVMPESMSIERRKMLAFLGAELVLTPAAQGMKGAIAAAEELLKTTPNSVMPQQFKNLANPEVHRRTTAEEIWNDTGGNIDFFVAGVGTGGTITGVGQVLKPRKASLRVVAVEPEESPVLSGGQHTPHKIQGIGAGFVPDILDRAVIDEVVKINSTNAIEISRALARHEGIPGGISSGAAIAAALQIGKRPDAAGKTILAIVPSFSERYLSTALFEGI, from the coding sequence ATGGACGCATCGTCCACCACGGGTGCAGCGCACCAACCCGGCCGCGGCCGGATCTACGACTCGATCGTCGAGGCCTTCGGCAATACGCCCATCGTGCGCTTGCGCCGGCTGCCCGGCATGCACGGCGTGAATGCGACCATTTTGGCAAAACTTGAATATTTCAATCCCGCCGCAAGCGTGAAGGACCGCATCGGCGCGGCCATGATCATCGCGATGGAGAAGGCGGGCATCGTCAAGCCCGACACCGTGCTGATCGAGCCGACCTCCGGCAATACCGGTATTGCGCTGGCCTTCGTGGCGGCTGCGCGCGGCTACCGCCTCAAGCTGGTGATGCCGGAATCGATGTCGATCGAGCGGCGCAAGATGCTGGCTTTTCTCGGTGCCGAACTGGTTCTGACGCCGGCGGCGCAAGGCATGAAGGGTGCGATCGCTGCCGCCGAGGAGCTGCTCAAGACGACGCCGAACTCGGTGATGCCGCAGCAGTTCAAGAACCTCGCCAATCCCGAGGTGCACCGCCGCACCACCGCGGAGGAGATCTGGAACGACACCGGCGGCAATATCGATTTCTTCGTGGCCGGCGTCGGCACCGGCGGCACGATCACCGGCGTCGGCCAGGTGCTCAAGCCGCGCAAGGCCTCACTTCGCGTCGTCGCGGTCGAGCCGGAGGAGAGCCCGGTGCTGTCAGGGGGACAGCATACGCCGCACAAGATCCAGGGCATCGGCGCCGGCTTCGTCCCTGACATCCTCGACCGCGCCGTGATCGACGAGGTCGTGAAGATCAACTCGACGAATGCGATCGAGATCTCGCGCGCGCTGGCGCGGCATGAGGGCATTCCGGGCGGCATCTCCTCGGGTGCGGCGATCGCTGCAGCACTGCAGATCGGCAAGCGGCCGGACGCCGCGGGAAAAACCATCCTGGCTATAGTGCCGTCCTTCTCCGAGCGGTATCTTTCGACGGCTCTGTTTGAGGGAATCTAG
- a CDS encoding acyltransferase family protein, with translation MHRRLAFIDSLRGIAVLAVVIQHALEVIVREHPTGAYHAVLHDAIGYYMNFGRFGVVLFFFVSGFVIPFSFPASASPVNDFAISRFFRLYPAYWASIVIGLVTMQALTSRTYPLSQIAANLTMLQSFLEVPHLWDFYWTLTIELLFYLVCIVLFAAGLLHRRLTAVAIVVATALVGTAVAVLVEDRAAWMVTEVGLNLSAMFLGKIIRDTVIGGRLRWRHVALCTTLYVLFAITLSGKRYGGIYQDDFFYSYSIGAAYVCAALVFIVFAAFGERMAWRPIAFIGVISYSVYLMSPFAMDWIQHYAWPGDGPLAWFVFVAEVVTSSILVSLMTYSLVETPSISFGRKLRSDRSTPVAIEPALGRQGAAQ, from the coding sequence ATGCACAGACGGCTGGCATTCATCGATAGCCTGCGCGGCATCGCCGTCCTGGCGGTGGTCATCCAGCATGCTCTCGAGGTGATCGTGCGGGAACACCCGACCGGCGCCTATCATGCGGTCCTTCACGACGCGATCGGCTACTACATGAATTTCGGCCGGTTCGGCGTCGTGCTGTTCTTCTTCGTCAGCGGCTTCGTCATTCCCTTCAGTTTTCCCGCCAGCGCATCTCCCGTAAACGACTTCGCGATCAGTCGCTTCTTCCGGCTCTACCCGGCCTACTGGGCCTCGATCGTGATCGGGCTGGTCACGATGCAGGCGCTCACGTCCAGGACCTATCCTCTGTCGCAGATCGCCGCGAACCTCACGATGCTCCAGTCCTTCCTGGAGGTCCCTCACCTCTGGGACTTCTACTGGACGCTCACCATCGAACTGCTGTTCTATCTTGTCTGCATCGTTCTCTTCGCGGCAGGACTGCTGCACCGGCGCCTTACGGCCGTCGCGATCGTCGTTGCAACCGCTCTTGTCGGTACGGCGGTGGCTGTCCTAGTTGAGGACAGGGCGGCCTGGATGGTGACGGAGGTCGGACTGAACCTGTCGGCGATGTTCCTCGGCAAGATCATTCGCGACACCGTCATCGGCGGAAGGCTGCGATGGCGGCATGTCGCGCTCTGCACGACACTCTACGTATTGTTCGCCATCACGCTGTCCGGCAAACGCTATGGCGGGATCTACCAGGACGATTTCTTCTACAGCTATTCGATCGGGGCAGCCTATGTCTGCGCGGCCCTCGTCTTCATCGTGTTTGCCGCATTCGGCGAGAGGATGGCGTGGCGCCCGATCGCGTTCATCGGCGTCATCAGTTACTCGGTCTACTTGATGTCGCCGTTCGCAATGGACTGGATTCAGCACTACGCCTGGCCGGGCGACGGACCTCTGGCATGGTTCGTCTTCGTCGCCGAGGTCGTGACGTCGTCGATCCTTGTCAGCTTGATGACATATTCCCTCGTCGAGACCCCCTCGATCTCGTTTGGGCGCAAACTCCGTTCAGACCGCAGCACGCCGGTCGCTATCGAGCCGGCTCTCGGCCGGCAGGGTGCGGCGCAGTAA